From Aspergillus chevalieri M1 DNA, chromosome 4, nearly complete sequence, a single genomic window includes:
- a CDS encoding uncharacterized protein (COG:S;~EggNog:ENOG410PKRT), protein MEAKRNPKDSMKSTWRRTNRSDWTIFHWFYEVLGIHPTALDKEVPIHSKQDKVPHIRDWQLHRWVLVHSFIPLVIHHAYVRFTGNNLGPIAAFIFYMC, encoded by the coding sequence ATGGAGGCAAAACGCAACCCCAAGGACTCGATGAAATCGACCTGGCGCCGCACCAATCGCAGCGACTGGACCATATTCCATTGGTTCTATGAAGTACTGGGCATCCACCCAACAGCCCTCGACAAGGAAGTGCCCATTCACTCCAAGCAAGACAAAGTGCCCCACATCCGCGACTGGCAACTCCACCGCTGGGTCCTCGTCCACTCGTTCATCCCGCTCGTCATCCACCATGCATACGTCAGGTTCACAGGGAACAACCTGGGCCCGATCGCCGCGTTCATCTTCTACAtgtgttaa
- a CDS encoding sterol desaturase family protein (COG:S;~EggNog:ENOG410PKRT;~InterPro:IPR006694;~PFAM:PF04116;~TransMembrane:1 (o74-95i);~go_function: GO:0005506 - iron ion binding [Evidence IEA];~go_function: GO:0016491 - oxidoreductase activity [Evidence IEA];~go_process: GO:0008610 - lipid biosynthetic process [Evidence IEA];~go_process: GO:0055114 - oxidation-reduction process [Evidence IEA]) produces MIAFKLTAIHELQVLRRLGHIYGFLDGDKHERDGVPDVGVAKVVHSLVSTSTFRPMMSVFLSYRTSQTPDTISWFWLPLEIGLYGIILDFWFYWYHRLMHDVNGLWQYHRTHHLTKHPNPLLTLYADHEQEFFDIAGIPLMTYFTLKAVGLPMGFYEWWFCHMYVMFAELAGHSGLRLHAIPPSTLSWFLKIFDAELIIEDHDIHHRKGWRKSHNYGKQTRLWDRIFGTCHDRVECKDDNVDYVNMVDMPLI; encoded by the coding sequence atGATCGCGTTCAAGTTAACCGCCATCCATGAGTTACAAGTGCTCCGCCGCCTAGGGCACATCTACGGTTTCCTCGACGGGGATAAGCACGAACGTGATGGCGTGCCGGACGTTGGCGTGGCGAAGGTCGTGCACTCGCTTGTCTCAACGTCTACATTCCGTCCTATGATGTCCGTTTTCCTTAGCTACCGCACCAGCCAGACCCCAGACACCATCAGCTGGTTCTGGCTTCCGCTCGAGATCGGCCTCTACGGCATCATCCTCGACTTCTGGTTCTACTGGTACCACAGATTGATGCATGACGTGAATGGCCTCTGGCAGTACCATCGCACGCACCACCTCACCAAGCATCCCAACCCGCTTCTCACCCTGTACGCAGACCACGAACAAGAGTTCTTCGACATCGCCGGTATCCCGCTGATGACATACTTCACACTCAAGGCCGTGGGTCTGCCGATGGGTTTCTACGAGTGGTGGTTCTGCCATATGTACGTCATGTTCGCTGAGCTCGCTGGCCACAGTGGTCTTCGTTTGCATGCCATCCCGCCATCGACGCTCTCGTGGTTCTTAAAGATTTTCGACGCCGAATTAATCATTGAGGACCACGATATCCACCACCGCAAGGGATGGAGGAAGAGCCACAACTATGGCAAGCAGACTCGGCTCTGGGACCGTATTTTTGGGACCTGCCATGACCGGGTTGAGTGCAAGGATGACAATGTTGATTATGTGAATATGGTCGATATGCCATTGATTTGA
- a CDS encoding arabinan endo-1,5-alpha-L-arabinosidase (CAZy:GH43;~COG:G;~EggNog:ENOG410PUHR;~InterPro:IPR023296,IPR006710;~PFAM:PF04616;~SECRETED:SignalP(1-20);~go_function: GO:0004553 - hydrolase activity, hydrolyzing O-glycosyl compounds [Evidence IEA];~go_process: GO:0005975 - carbohydrate metabolic process [Evidence IEA]), producing MLSFFTYLLPLAILCQWVMALPPAVQISPNLKVGNLASVFDHTDKYPMPNAGNITAHDPNILEHDNTFYMFKGGVHIPYYKATDLSGPWKEVGTVLSKDSIIPDRPNATRPWAPTTVEYKGKFYCFYSLSQAGSRKSAIGVASTEDITKGSWTDHGSLVVTGNDNQGSPYNVTNAIDPSFIVDQKTKTPYLNYGSYWHNLWQVELEDDLLSVKYNTNTTIEVSKKKGKNDKNNKNDNKKNQVKGIENLKATQLTFMPNRDNRPEEGSWMSFHDGYYYMWFSQGKCCDFENGFPKKGDEYHIRVGRSKNISGPFEDKDGNDLRKGGGTTVYASNHGLTYAPGGLGVLPGNGQRRDVLYYHYLDTRVGFKHAQAQLGWNYLDYDNGWPVASKNGNNDKKSGNKQATATAKATTVITKATTSTAKATQTNGSSKATATPQ from the exons ATGCTTTCCTTCTTCACATATCTCCTGCCTTTGGCAATCCTCTGCCAATGGGTCATGGCCCTCCCTCCCGCCGTACAGATATCCCCCAACCTCAAAGTCGGGAATCTGGCATCAGTATTCGACCACACTGATAAATACCCCATGCCAAATGCCGGCAACATCACAGCACACGACCCCAACATCCTCGAACACGACAACACCTTCTACATGTTCAAGGGCGGCGTGCACATCCCCTACTACAAGGCAACCGACCTGAGCGGTCCCTGGAAGGAAGTCGGAACCGTCCTCTCCAAAGACAGCATCATTCCCGATCGCCCAAACGCAACTCGTCCCTGGGCCCCTACTACCGTCGAGTACAAGGGCAAGTTCTACTGCTTCTACTCGCTCAGTCAGGCTGGAAGCCGGAAGAGTGCTATTGGTGTTGCTTCTACTGAGGACATCACCAAGGGTTCCTGGACAGACCATGGCAGCTTGGTCGTGACTGGCAATGACAACCAGGGATCACCGTACAATGTGACCAACGCGATTGACCCGTCCTTCATCGTCGACCAGAAGACCAAGACTCCGTACTTGAACTACGGCAGCTACTGGCACAACCTTTGGCAGGTCGAGCTGGAGGATGACCTGCTGTCTGTCAAGTACAATACGAACACCACTATTGAGGTTtccaagaagaagggcaagaacGACAAGAACAATAAGAACGACAACAAAAAGAACCAGGTCAAGGGGATCGAGAACCTCAAGGCCACGCAGCTCACCTTCATGCCGAACCGCGACAACAGACCCGAGGAAGGATCCTGGATGAGCTTCCACGACGGCTACTACTACATGTGGTTCAGCCAGGGCAAGTGCTGCGACTTCGAGAATGGATTCCCCAAGAAGGGCGACGAGTACCACATCCGTGTCGGCCGTTCCAAGAACATCAGTGGACCCTTCGAGGACAAGGACGGCAACGACCTTCGCAAAGGTGGTGGTACTACCGTCTACGCCTCCAACCATGGTCTTACCTACGCTCCTGGTGGTCTGGGTGTTCTCCCTGGTAACGGCCAGCGCCGCGACGTCCTCTACTACCACTATT TGGACACCAGAGTTGGCTTCAAGCACGCTCAAGCTCAGCTTGGTTGGAACTACCTCGACTATGACAACGGATGGCCCGTTGCTAGCAAGAACGGCAACAACGACAAGAAGAGCGGCAATAAGCAAGCCACGGCTACAGCCAAGGCTACTACGGTTATAACTAAGGCTACTACGTCTACAGCTAAGGCTACACAGACAAACGGCTCTTCTAAGGCGACAGCTACGCCTCAATAA
- a CDS encoding C2HC-type zinc finger protein (COG:S;~EggNog:ENOG410PZ3X;~InterPro:IPR036875,IPR001878;~go_function: GO:0003676 - nucleic acid binding [Evidence IEA];~go_function: GO:0008270 - zinc ion binding [Evidence IEA]) has product MPTYEAPTISDHEESALSAEPETTDSQETPSTMSQSNDSNSVHQRPRQILPDPEVFKGDIASYQNFKHLLKAKLHVDRKALGGPYECLWYAYGRLSGNAASHILPWMIANADSPTMVNDDTVTKLFEHLDFNYMDKELQRKAMYNLSTLKQGNKTINELLATFDRYLMEAGQQNQPDNMKIFCEYCVQLQGIYDRHQKYQQRSAEHRRPPNRRTTTPMFPPPATSPTATSTQGDPMDWEPTISRARNPQRKRARWVSGKEIERRKQEGCCFRCGSAGHQISQCPFLPAQRPTPRVAEFTAEDVTDAVLDDTQATPVPDVPSGKA; this is encoded by the exons ATGCCCACATATGAAGCCCCTACCATTAGCGATCACGAAGAATCCGCACTGAGCGCTGAACCGGAAACTACAGACTCACAGGAGACCCCAAGCACTATGAGCCAAAGCAATGATAGCAATAGTGTGCACCAGCGCCCCCGACAAATCCTACCGGATCCTGAGGTGTTTAAGGGAGATATTGCTTCCTATCAGAACTTCAAGCATCTCCTGAAAGCGAAGCTCCATGTTGACAGGAAGGCCCTGGGAGGTCCTTACGAATGCCTCTGGTATGCCTATGGACGATTGTCTGGCAATGCAGCTAGCCATATTCTTCCATGGATGATTGCCAACGCTGATTCGCCCACTATGGTAAACGACGATACAGTGACCAAACTCTTCGAACATCTTGATTTCAACTATATGGATAAGGAGCTCCAGAGGAAGGCTATGTACAACCTCAGCACATTGAAACAAGGCAACAAAACCATCAATGAACTGCTTGCAACCTTTGACCGTTATCTGATGGAGGCTGGCCAACAGAACCAGCCCGACAATATGAAGATTTTTTG CGAATACTGTGTTCAACTCCAGGGTATCTATGATAGGCATCAGAAATACCAACAGCGCTCTGCAGAACACCGACGTCCCCCTAATCGACGGACAACTACACCCatgtttcctcctccagcaacCTCCCCCACAGCTACTTCTACCCAAGGAGACCCCATGGACTGGGAGCCCACCATTTCTCGTGCCCGAAACCCCCAACGCAAGCGGGCTCGATGGGTCAGTGGCAAAGAGATTGAGCGCCGGAAGCAGGAGGGATGCTGTTTCCGATGCGGCTCTGCTGGTCATCAGATTAGCCAGTGCCCATTTCTCCCTGCACAACGTCCTACACCTAGGGTTGCTGAATTCACTGCAGAGGATGTCACAGATGCTGTCCTGGATGACACTCAAGCCACACCAGTGCCTGATGTACCTTCGGGAAAAGCCTAA